The following coding sequences lie in one Treponema socranskii subsp. buccale genomic window:
- the murG gene encoding undecaprenyldiphospho-muramoylpentapeptide beta-N-acetylglucosaminyltransferase: MKNDTSITAVFTGGGTGGHIYPGLAVADELRKKAAARGAALTICWIGSSSGMDKTVVEKNVDEAGRKSADAFYGIPAGKLRRYFSLKTVSDMFKIVGGFFASLAILIKLKPAVLFSKGGFVSVPPCAAAKLLGIPVYTHECDFTPGLATKINSIAAKRILVSYKETERFFKAAYRKKIIVTGNPVREAFYRASPERGRAFLNSSGNTKPVLLVLGGSSGAVQINELVRENLDRLCASFFVVHQTGVKNADTVRHADYAQYPFLYSEMSDVIASSDIVLSRAGANSIWECAVLKKPLVLIPLTGSGTRGDQEDNARYFEERGAAIVLSREKANSEELLRALEKLSSSEERRLMSENCAALVGCGKPSEKIAEIVYTAIFGGS; encoded by the coding sequence ATGAAAAACGATACATCGATCACAGCGGTATTTACGGGCGGCGGCACGGGCGGCCACATCTATCCGGGACTTGCAGTTGCAGACGAACTGCGCAAAAAGGCTGCGGCGCGAGGAGCTGCCCTTACCATCTGCTGGATAGGATCTTCTTCCGGCATGGATAAAACTGTCGTTGAAAAAAACGTCGACGAAGCGGGGCGGAAAAGTGCGGACGCGTTTTACGGAATTCCTGCGGGAAAACTTCGCCGCTATTTTTCTCTGAAAACCGTTTCCGATATGTTTAAAATCGTCGGAGGTTTTTTTGCCTCTCTTGCGATTTTAATAAAATTAAAACCCGCCGTCCTCTTTTCCAAAGGCGGTTTTGTGAGCGTCCCGCCGTGCGCAGCCGCAAAGCTGCTCGGCATTCCGGTGTATACGCACGAATGCGATTTTACTCCGGGACTTGCGACGAAAATCAACAGCATCGCGGCAAAGCGCATCCTCGTGTCATACAAAGAAACCGAAAGATTTTTTAAGGCGGCATATCGCAAAAAGATAATCGTAACGGGGAATCCCGTCAGGGAAGCTTTTTACCGCGCTTCACCCGAACGCGGCCGCGCGTTTTTAAATAGCTCCGGCAATACAAAGCCCGTTCTCCTCGTTCTCGGCGGAAGTTCCGGAGCCGTGCAGATAAACGAACTTGTCAGAGAAAATCTCGACCGCTTGTGCGCGTCATTTTTCGTCGTACATCAAACGGGAGTAAAAAACGCCGACACTGTCCGGCACGCGGACTACGCTCAGTATCCGTTTTTGTATTCCGAAATGAGCGATGTGATCGCATCGAGCGATATCGTGCTTTCCCGCGCGGGAGCGAATTCGATTTGGGAATGCGCCGTTTTAAAAAAGCCGCTCGTGCTCATCCCGCTTACCGGTTCCGGTACGAGAGGCGATCAGGAAGACAACGCGCGCTATTTTGAGGAGAGGGGGGCGGCGATCGTGCTTTCGCGGGAAAAAGCGAATTCGGAAGAACTTTTGCGTGCGCTTGAAAAACTTTCGTCGAGCGAAGAGAGGCGTCTCATGAGCGAAAACTGCGCCGCCCTTGTCGGATGCGGAAAGCCTAGTGAAAAGATTGCCGAAATCGTGTATACTGCGATATTCGGAGGATCATGA
- a CDS encoding CvpA family protein, whose protein sequence is MPYSYAPVDIVFLLILLFFVITAASRGLIKEFFGKAAFVAGIVAAVLCTPLLEPFVRDGIPNALLAKVVSFLLIFVIAFLVVKIVQEIVSRIFSGEILQGLDRALGFVFGIVEGFAVISLIIVALKVQPWFDTRPLFDSSIFYRLLDGVIRVSETKLQELPA, encoded by the coding sequence ATGCCGTATTCCTATGCGCCGGTCGATATCGTTTTTTTATTGATTTTGCTTTTTTTCGTCATAACGGCGGCTTCCCGCGGTTTGATAAAAGAATTTTTCGGCAAAGCCGCCTTTGTCGCAGGCATCGTCGCTGCGGTTTTGTGTACGCCGCTTCTCGAACCCTTTGTCCGCGACGGCATCCCTAACGCGCTTTTGGCAAAAGTCGTTTCGTTTTTATTGATTTTCGTTATCGCCTTTCTCGTCGTAAAGATCGTTCAGGAAATCGTCAGCCGCATCTTTTCGGGAGAGATTTTGCAGGGACTCGACCGTGCGCTCGGATTTGTGTTCGGTATCGTCGAAGGGTTTGCAGTCATCTCCCTCATCATCGTCGCACTCAAAGTGCAGCCGTGGTTCGACACCCGTCCGCTCTTCGATTCGAGCATCTTTTACCGGCTGCTCGACGGCGTTATCAGAGTTTCGGAAACGAAGCTTCAGGAGCTGCCTGCCTGA
- a CDS encoding DNA polymerase III, which yields MFENIILQEASSLLENDIRSSSLPGALLFYGPASSGKLSCALECARVLSCTGEEKGAWQCTCPSCLRHKALVHQNTILAGPRDCTLEIASCLSVFLSAHKKRAPYERSARYLFLRSVRKLTMRFNPVVLQDDDKLSKIAPIIASVDEYMETIDFPHELPDVETLEKTCGEIQKLCRKLESDFLPDAIPIKHIRAVSAWAHIKSSEGKKTVVLENAERMNESARNALLKILEEPPEDAVFILTTEKRSSVMPTILSRVRPYRFRERTASEQLEVVRRIFHDDAWNGTLGEYFETFLPVAPEKIRDCAASFFKSVASNAIPDCAKILKDCASFEPRLMFRIFLDGIARAQKPLAKSASGAESSAECMASLRECWLAVSVYNESPLAALENLTRTFFKINKTHDFVFKAAYE from the coding sequence ATGTTTGAAAACATTATCCTGCAGGAAGCATCTTCGCTTCTTGAAAATGACATACGTTCATCGTCCCTTCCGGGCGCTCTTCTTTTTTACGGCCCCGCCTCTTCGGGAAAACTTTCGTGCGCGCTTGAGTGTGCCCGCGTTCTTTCGTGCACGGGGGAAGAAAAAGGCGCGTGGCAGTGTACGTGTCCTTCGTGTCTCCGTCATAAAGCCCTCGTCCATCAAAATACGATACTCGCAGGCCCACGCGACTGCACGCTTGAAATCGCTTCGTGTCTTTCGGTTTTTCTTTCGGCGCACAAAAAGCGCGCGCCCTATGAACGAAGCGCCCGCTATCTTTTTTTGCGCAGCGTGAGAAAATTGACGATGCGATTTAATCCCGTCGTGCTGCAGGACGACGACAAGCTTTCGAAGATCGCACCCATCATCGCTTCCGTAGACGAATATATGGAAACGATCGATTTTCCGCACGAATTGCCGGATGTCGAAACGCTTGAAAAGACGTGCGGCGAAATACAAAAACTGTGCCGAAAACTCGAATCCGATTTTTTGCCGGATGCGATTCCGATCAAACACATACGTGCCGTTTCCGCATGGGCGCATATAAAATCGTCCGAAGGAAAAAAGACGGTCGTTTTGGAAAACGCCGAGCGCATGAACGAAAGCGCGCGGAACGCGCTGTTGAAAATTCTCGAAGAGCCGCCGGAAGACGCGGTTTTTATTTTGACGACGGAAAAACGTTCGTCCGTCATGCCGACGATCCTTTCCCGCGTAAGACCGTATCGATTCCGCGAGCGGACGGCTTCCGAACAGCTTGAAGTCGTACGCCGTATTTTTCACGACGATGCGTGGAACGGAACTCTCGGCGAATACTTTGAAACCTTCCTTCCCGTGGCTCCCGAAAAAATCAGAGATTGTGCGGCATCTTTTTTCAAGAGCGTCGCATCGAACGCGATACCCGACTGCGCAAAGATCTTAAAAGACTGCGCTTCTTTCGAACCGCGTCTCATGTTCCGCATCTTCCTCGACGGCATCGCGCGCGCGCAAAAGCCGCTTGCAAAAAGCGCTTCGGGCGCCGAAAGTTCTGCCGAATGTATGGCATCTCTCAGGGAGTGTTGGCTCGCCGTTTCCGTCTACAACGAGTCTCCCCTTGCCGCATTGGAAAACCTCACGCGGACGTTTTTTAAAATCAACAAAACGCACGATTTCGTCTTTAAGGCCGCCTATGAGTGA
- a CDS encoding two-component system sensor histidine kinase NtrB, with protein MSDYFRRVSEKIAKLPSEQVKEFLKDVCSENEIFDSVLESLSTGLVIVDKDWKLILTNKAAERYVPFSIRPDDPKAESIPLPRLVDNAEIADFLNDCREHNRSNVSDEFTTETAGGSVRFITLTVLPLVKKREVSGSIVTVRDITEKRNREILLRRMENLAGLTNLAAGMAHEIKNPLGAIGIHVQLVQKAVKKAREGSGILPDKKFLEAHLDTVNEEIDNLNKKVMDFLMAVRPVNAKLELVDIGKLIKETTAFIAPEFHDSCITVSVRVNEKTVRLLIDEKLFKDVFINMAQNALSAIREKYSDCTAARSDAQCPGLFAVETFVKDDAYIITISDNGIGMSEETASHIFEPYFTTKAKGTGLGMTIAYKIIKEFSGDIQVSSVAGEGTVFTITLPVPQTDRKLLGEHKTQRIKDDSAKIADKMAKK; from the coding sequence ATGAGTGATTATTTCAGACGCGTCAGCGAAAAAATCGCAAAGCTTCCTTCCGAGCAGGTAAAAGAATTCCTAAAAGACGTATGCAGCGAAAATGAAATTTTCGATTCGGTTTTGGAATCTCTTTCGACGGGGCTCGTCATCGTCGATAAAGATTGGAAATTGATTTTGACGAATAAAGCGGCCGAACGCTATGTACCCTTTTCGATCCGCCCCGACGATCCGAAAGCGGAAAGCATTCCGCTCCCGCGCCTCGTCGACAATGCCGAAATCGCAGATTTTTTAAATGACTGCAGAGAACACAACCGATCGAACGTTTCCGACGAATTTACGACCGAGACGGCAGGCGGCAGCGTGCGCTTTATAACGCTTACGGTTTTGCCTCTTGTTAAAAAGAGAGAAGTATCCGGCTCCATCGTTACCGTGCGCGACATCACCGAAAAACGCAATCGGGAAATACTGCTTCGCCGCATGGAAAATCTTGCGGGCTTGACGAACCTTGCGGCGGGCATGGCGCATGAAATCAAAAATCCGCTCGGCGCCATCGGTATTCACGTACAGCTTGTGCAAAAAGCGGTAAAAAAAGCGAGAGAGGGAAGCGGCATACTGCCCGATAAAAAATTCCTCGAAGCGCATCTCGATACCGTAAACGAAGAAATCGATAACCTCAATAAAAAAGTGATGGACTTTCTCATGGCCGTCCGTCCGGTGAACGCAAAGCTCGAGCTCGTCGATATCGGAAAGCTTATTAAAGAGACGACCGCTTTTATCGCGCCGGAATTTCACGACAGCTGCATTACGGTCAGTGTGCGCGTAAACGAAAAAACGGTGCGCCTTCTTATCGACGAAAAACTTTTTAAAGATGTGTTTATCAATATGGCGCAAAACGCTCTTTCGGCGATACGGGAAAAATATTCCGACTGCACGGCAGCAAGATCGGACGCTCAGTGTCCGGGACTCTTCGCCGTCGAAACCTTTGTAAAGGACGACGCTTACATCATAACGATTTCGGACAACGGAATCGGCATGAGCGAAGAAACCGCTTCTCACATCTTCGAACCCTATTTTACGACGAAAGCGAAGGGGACGGGGCTCGGCATGACGATCGCGTATAAAATTATTAAGGAATTTTCAGGCGATATTCAAGTTTCATCCGTCGCGGGCGAAGGCACCGTTTTTACGATAACGCTTCCCGTGCCGCAGACGGACAGAAAATTGCTCGGCGAACATAAAACGCAGCGGATCAAAGACGATTCGGCAAAGATTGCGGACAAGATGGCGAAAAAATGA
- a CDS encoding sigma-54-dependent transcriptional regulator, with protein MKFTILIIDDEKNIREGLGAAFEMEGYEVRLAANGKEGLDCIAKGDIDLVITDLRMDGISGEEVLRRVTTETPGIPVIVLTGHGSIDAAVDAMRNGAYDFLTKPLNLDRLSMLVKRALERRELSLQHTQLKAEVSSAHTLDNMIGKSAEMQKVFTLIKKVAPTKASVLITGESGVGKELVADAIHNLSPRSAHEMIKVHCAALSETLLESELFGHEKGAYTGAEKMQKGRFELAHESTIFLDEIGEVNASVQVKLLRVLQDHKIIRVGGEKTIDIDVRVIVATNRDMEKEVKEGRFREDLYYRLNVVHIAVPPLRERRDDIPLLLNAFLKEYAKENGKNVTGIDNRARALLYKYDWPGNIRELRNCIESAVVMCGGNEITPEDLPPTVSASIAAPSITIPVGTTLDDAEKAIICENLAANKGNKSKTADILGIGRKTLHRKLQEYGVGESGV; from the coding sequence ATGAAATTCACGATCCTTATCATCGACGATGAAAAAAATATCCGCGAAGGGCTCGGCGCCGCTTTCGAAATGGAAGGCTATGAAGTGCGCCTTGCGGCAAACGGAAAAGAAGGGCTCGATTGTATCGCAAAGGGCGACATCGATTTGGTTATCACCGATCTCCGCATGGATGGTATTTCAGGCGAAGAAGTGCTCCGCCGCGTGACGACGGAAACGCCCGGCATACCGGTCATCGTGCTTACGGGACACGGAAGTATCGACGCGGCCGTCGATGCGATGAGAAACGGCGCTTACGATTTTTTGACAAAGCCGCTCAACCTCGACCGGCTTTCGATGCTTGTCAAGCGCGCTCTCGAACGGAGAGAGCTTTCGCTGCAGCACACGCAGCTGAAAGCCGAAGTTTCAAGCGCTCATACGCTCGACAATATGATCGGCAAAAGTGCTGAGATGCAAAAAGTGTTTACGCTTATCAAAAAAGTCGCACCGACGAAAGCGTCCGTTTTGATAACCGGCGAAAGCGGCGTGGGAAAAGAACTCGTCGCAGATGCGATCCACAATCTCTCTCCGCGAAGCGCTCACGAAATGATAAAAGTGCACTGTGCGGCTTTGAGCGAAACGCTGCTCGAAAGCGAACTGTTCGGTCACGAAAAAGGCGCGTACACCGGCGCCGAAAAAATGCAAAAGGGGCGTTTCGAACTCGCGCACGAAAGCACGATTTTTCTCGACGAAATCGGCGAAGTCAACGCGAGCGTGCAGGTAAAACTTTTGCGCGTGCTGCAGGATCATAAAATCATCCGTGTCGGCGGAGAAAAGACGATCGACATCGACGTGCGCGTCATCGTTGCGACGAACCGCGATATGGAAAAAGAAGTAAAAGAGGGAAGATTCCGTGAAGATTTGTATTACCGGCTCAACGTCGTACACATAGCCGTGCCTCCGCTTCGCGAACGGCGTGACGATATTCCGCTTTTATTGAATGCGTTTTTAAAAGAATATGCAAAAGAAAACGGCAAAAACGTTACGGGCATCGATAACCGTGCGCGTGCCCTCCTGTACAAGTACGATTGGCCGGGCAATATCCGAGAGCTCCGCAACTGCATCGAAAGCGCTGTCGTTATGTGCGGCGGAAACGAAATCACTCCGGAAGATTTACCGCCGACGGTGAGCGCATCGATCGCCGCGCCATCGATTACGATACCGGTCGGTACGACGCTCGACGATGCGGAAAAAGCGATCATCTGCGAAAACCTCGCCGCGAACAAGGGAAACAAAAGCAAAACGGCGGACATTCTCGGCATAGGCCGGAAAACACTGCATCGAAAACTGCAGGAATACGGCGTAGGGGAAAGCGGAGTTTAA
- a CDS encoding J domain-containing protein: MTDSMYDKLGDLLKAALEKGEIPKRGEKKAEANAGTNERPHGFETRSKSGEADMLHASNGGERIKNKTKAQRTAMHGGKRGGTKLKIENILHTKDKKNIGQVLKSENGAERAFPFESLPAHIQKAYEALGVKAGADESEIRSAYRKKLKLFHPDSNSENETVQRVAHKKTEEIVEAYKAILAYKNSIR, encoded by the coding sequence GTGACGGATTCGATGTACGATAAGCTCGGCGATTTGCTCAAAGCCGCCCTCGAAAAAGGAGAGATTCCGAAGCGCGGTGAAAAAAAAGCCGAAGCGAATGCAGGTACGAACGAGCGCCCGCACGGGTTCGAAACGCGGAGCAAATCCGGAGAAGCGGATATGCTTCATGCGTCAAACGGCGGAGAGCGGATAAAAAACAAAACTAAAGCGCAGCGTACGGCAATGCACGGCGGAAAAAGGGGCGGCACAAAGCTCAAAATTGAAAATATCTTACATACAAAAGATAAAAAAAATATCGGCCAAGTGCTCAAAAGCGAAAACGGAGCCGAGAGGGCATTTCCTTTCGAATCGCTGCCCGCTCACATCCAAAAAGCCTATGAAGCGCTCGGCGTAAAAGCGGGTGCGGACGAAAGCGAAATACGGAGCGCGTACCGTAAAAAGCTCAAACTCTTTCATCCCGATTCGAACAGCGAAAACGAAACGGTACAGCGTGTCGCACACAAAAAGACCGAAGAAATCGTCGAAGCGTATAAAGCGATACTCGCGTATAAAAATTCGATCCGTTAA